A region from the Chthoniobacterales bacterium genome encodes:
- a CDS encoding SPFH domain-containing protein, whose product MATTVNYTPQLPFRLGKILIVFVIAILLLIVTFSAWRNIRPGYVGIVFDKINHSVTTSALDPGWAFINPLTQAIQEYPVTIQTYQMVQTSNEGTVSGDDSIKVQSNEGQQINLDVVIQYQVEKSKANQLYTDWGGAPISVVENGVVRQYTRSQVPVVAARYTWEEITSGKRAEMIEEIIRGLREEFDKRHLNLVSFGIREVHLPQSLQRALDIKIQAQQAAEQQKYMLAQSKVKAEQDVTQATGQANAVKAQAEGDAAATLTKARAQAEANDLLAKSITPPLIQYEQLQRWDGRLPLFTGNGGTPLIDTSALLNAAKESKPNP is encoded by the coding sequence ATGGCCACCACCGTTAACTACACTCCGCAACTTCCCTTTCGTCTCGGGAAAATCCTCATCGTCTTCGTCATCGCGATCCTTCTTTTGATCGTCACCTTCAGTGCCTGGCGCAACATTCGCCCCGGCTACGTCGGCATCGTCTTCGACAAAATCAATCACAGCGTCACCACCTCGGCGCTCGATCCGGGTTGGGCTTTTATCAACCCATTGACGCAGGCCATTCAGGAATATCCCGTTACCATTCAGACCTATCAAATGGTGCAGACTTCCAACGAGGGCACCGTTTCTGGCGACGACTCGATCAAGGTCCAGAGCAACGAGGGCCAGCAGATCAACCTCGATGTCGTCATTCAATATCAGGTCGAGAAATCCAAGGCCAACCAGCTCTACACCGACTGGGGCGGCGCTCCCATTTCCGTCGTGGAAAACGGCGTCGTCCGCCAATACACCCGTTCTCAAGTGCCCGTCGTCGCGGCCCGTTACACCTGGGAGGAAATTACCTCCGGCAAGCGCGCGGAAATGATCGAGGAAATCATTCGCGGACTTCGCGAGGAATTTGACAAACGTCATCTCAACCTCGTTTCTTTTGGCATTCGCGAGGTGCATTTACCGCAGTCGCTACAGCGCGCCCTCGACATTAAAATTCAGGCGCAGCAAGCCGCCGAGCAGCAGAAATATATGCTCGCGCAATCCAAGGTGAAAGCCGAACAGGACGTCACCCAAGCCACAGGCCAGGCCAATGCGGTCAAGGCGCAGGCCGAGGGCGATGCCGCCGCCACGCTTACCAAAGCGCGTGCCCAGGCCGAGGCCAACGACCTTCTGGCTAAAAGCATCACGCCGCCGCTCATTCAATACGAGCAACTCCAGCGCTGGGATGGACGCCTCCCGCTTTTCACCGGCAACGGCGGCACTCCTCTGATCGACACTTCGGCATTGCTGAATGCGGCGAAAGAGTCCAAGCCGAATCCTTAG
- the recF gene encoding DNA replication and repair protein RecF (All proteins in this family for which functions are known are DNA-binding proteins that assist the filamentation of RecA onto DNA for the initiation of recombination or recombinational repair.), giving the protein MSELQIRGFRCFERARLQLGPGATCIVGPNAQGKTSLLEAACVLLRLQSPRASTLGQAVRFGEAGFALEGVWNEARCQYYYSARQRKLVLDAVEQRRANEYLGLARVVWFGNDDLDLIRGGGEERRRFLDFAIAQTKPSHRAHLRSYEKALRSRNSLLKSGGSPREIAAYNGPLLQSGEAVRLARREFVAALTPLVAAANRDIGGEGPELQSTYKDGVGSGDFADALEKSAAQEKHLHQTVVGPHRDDLELSFDGRAAAHFASEGQQRTAALSLRLGQAKILQAGQPQPPLFLIDDIFGELDLVRRNRLLQHLPKDGQQLITTTHLDWAGDFPVHILKIGEIC; this is encoded by the coding sequence TTGAGCGAGCTACAAATACGGGGATTTCGTTGTTTTGAAAGGGCGAGACTCCAGTTGGGGCCGGGCGCGACGTGCATCGTCGGGCCGAATGCGCAGGGCAAAACGTCGCTGCTCGAGGCGGCCTGCGTGCTGCTCCGGCTGCAATCGCCTCGCGCCTCGACGCTCGGGCAGGCGGTGCGTTTCGGCGAAGCGGGGTTTGCGCTGGAGGGCGTCTGGAATGAGGCGCGCTGCCAATATTATTATAGTGCGCGGCAGCGAAAACTGGTCCTCGATGCCGTCGAGCAGCGCCGGGCGAACGAGTATCTCGGGCTCGCGCGGGTGGTGTGGTTTGGCAATGACGACTTGGATTTAATTCGAGGTGGCGGCGAGGAGCGGCGGCGTTTTCTGGATTTTGCGATTGCACAGACGAAGCCAAGCCACCGGGCGCACTTGCGGAGTTATGAGAAGGCGTTGCGCTCGCGAAATTCACTCCTGAAATCCGGCGGCAGTCCGCGCGAGATTGCTGCTTACAATGGTCCCCTGCTCCAATCTGGCGAAGCCGTGCGGCTGGCGCGGCGTGAGTTTGTCGCGGCCCTCACGCCCTTGGTCGCCGCTGCCAATCGCGACATCGGCGGGGAAGGCCCGGAGTTGCAATCTACTTACAAGGATGGCGTAGGCAGCGGGGATTTCGCGGACGCTCTGGAAAAGTCTGCGGCACAGGAGAAACACCTCCATCAAACCGTCGTCGGCCCGCACCGCGACGATCTTGAACTCAGCTTTGACGGACGCGCCGCTGCTCATTTCGCATCGGAGGGTCAGCAGCGCACGGCCGCTCTCTCCCTCCGTCTTGGTCAGGCGAAAATCCTTCAGGCGGGACAGCCGCAGCCACCGCTTTTCCTGATCGACGATATTTTTGGCGAGCTCGATCTTGTTCGCCGCAATCGCCTCCTCCAGCACCTGCCAAAAGACGGTCAGCAGCTCATCACCACCACCCATCTCGACTGGGCAGGCGATTTCCCGGTCCATATCCTAAAAATCGGTGAAATCTGCTGA
- a CDS encoding trypsin-like peptidase domain-containing protein, producing MISRLIPLLLGVLFFHTTRAQPGVSQAQEIRKSLVRITCTEQDVDYKVPWNPGAVGGGVGAGFVIEGNRILTNAHVVSNNRFLTVERQGDPKKYVAYVKYIAHDCDLAVLDVENPDFFKGSSPLPLGGIPEIETVVSAYGFPIGGDLMSVTRGIVSRIDFQPYTHSGIDSHLAIQIDAAVNPGNSGGPVMQGGKVVGVAFQGYSGDQAQNVAYMIPTPVVKRFLKDIEDGRYDKYVDLSINYFKLVNPAQRAALKLPDDDRGIVVTSVAAAGSSAGILQPGDILLSLDNVPIASDGFVELDNDRIEMTEIVERKFKGDTVVFQLLRNGQPVTAKVKLKSAWPYSMQANSYDTPPRYVLFAGLLFQPINRDFMAAVAIDDLRTRYYYNFYITEELYTAHPDLVVLSSILPDPVNTYLGQFQGDIVDSVNGKPIKVLDDLASALAENRDTYIIQFLGGGRPAVLERSVVEAARKRILDRYNVAKEQNLANPPAR from the coding sequence ATGATCTCACGACTGATCCCGCTCCTTCTCGGCGTTCTTTTTTTTCATACGACCCGCGCCCAACCCGGTGTCTCGCAGGCACAGGAAATTCGTAAAAGTCTCGTCCGCATCACCTGCACCGAGCAGGACGTGGATTACAAAGTCCCATGGAACCCGGGTGCGGTCGGCGGCGGAGTCGGCGCGGGATTCGTCATTGAAGGCAACCGCATTCTCACCAACGCCCACGTTGTCAGCAACAATCGCTTCCTCACCGTCGAGCGCCAGGGAGATCCCAAGAAATACGTCGCCTACGTCAAATACATCGCGCACGACTGCGATCTCGCCGTGCTGGATGTGGAAAATCCGGACTTTTTCAAGGGCAGCTCGCCGCTGCCTTTGGGCGGCATTCCAGAGATCGAAACCGTCGTCTCGGCCTATGGATTTCCCATCGGGGGCGACCTGATGTCCGTCACACGCGGAATCGTTTCCCGAATCGACTTCCAACCTTATACGCACTCTGGCATCGATTCGCATTTAGCCATCCAGATCGATGCGGCCGTGAACCCAGGAAACTCCGGCGGACCCGTCATGCAAGGGGGAAAAGTCGTCGGAGTCGCCTTCCAAGGCTACAGCGGCGACCAGGCGCAAAACGTCGCCTATATGATTCCAACTCCGGTCGTTAAACGCTTTCTGAAAGACATTGAAGACGGGCGCTACGACAAATACGTGGATCTCTCGATCAACTATTTCAAACTGGTCAATCCTGCCCAGCGCGCCGCGCTCAAGCTCCCCGACGACGACCGCGGTATCGTGGTTACGAGTGTCGCGGCGGCAGGTTCCAGCGCCGGAATTTTGCAGCCGGGCGACATTCTTCTCAGCCTCGATAATGTGCCGATCGCCAGCGATGGATTTGTCGAGCTGGACAACGACCGCATCGAGATGACCGAGATCGTGGAGCGGAAATTCAAGGGAGACACCGTTGTTTTTCAACTCCTCCGAAACGGCCAGCCCGTGACCGCAAAGGTCAAACTCAAGTCCGCCTGGCCCTACTCGATGCAGGCGAACAGCTACGATACACCGCCACGCTACGTGCTATTTGCCGGACTGCTTTTCCAGCCGATCAATCGCGACTTCATGGCGGCAGTTGCCATTGATGACTTGCGGACGCGTTATTATTACAACTTCTACATCACCGAGGAGCTTTACACTGCGCATCCCGATCTGGTGGTTTTGAGCAGCATCCTGCCCGATCCGGTGAACACGTATCTGGGGCAGTTTCAAGGCGATATTGTGGACAGCGTGAATGGGAAACCCATCAAAGTCCTCGACGATCTCGCGTCAGCTCTCGCCGAAAATCGCGACACCTACATCATTCAATTTCTCGGCGGCGGACGTCCCGCTGTCCTCGAACGCAGCGTCGTCGAAGCCGCCAGGAAGCGCATTCTCGACCGCTATAATGTCGCGAAGGAGCAAAACCTCGCCAACCCTCCGGCTCGCTAA
- the hisS gene encoding histidine--tRNA ligase — MQLLPGFRDFYPAECARRNYILDTWRAVAKRYGFVEYDGPVLEPLELYQKKSGNEIVGQLFNFEDKGQRHVSLRPEMTPTVARMVASRERDFRKPIKWFCVPQFFRYEKQQRGRGREFYQLNADIFGETSPAADAELIALAVDSLRAFGFDENDFVVRLSSRTAWAEFFSSNGGKPEDESAFFQIVDKAERMPLEKTESLLTPLGFSAETVLGFMRSKAPSADLAPILDDLKARELDRYVEVDYAIVRGLAYYTGVVFEVFDKGKNERALAGGGRYDRLLNLISDGKSNLAAIGFAMGDVVLGNLIDDTPVAREKMSAALAAAAPVETFVIIASEERRADALKLVQQLRDAGRRVDYSLTPAKIGKQFQIAEQLGAAVAIIIGDEWPLLKVKNLTTREEKIVTRDELHLK, encoded by the coding sequence ATGCAACTTCTTCCCGGTTTCCGCGATTTCTACCCAGCCGAATGCGCGCGGCGCAACTACATCCTCGACACTTGGCGCGCCGTGGCGAAACGCTACGGCTTTGTGGAATACGACGGCCCCGTGCTCGAGCCGCTGGAATTGTATCAAAAAAAATCCGGCAACGAAATCGTCGGCCAGCTTTTCAACTTCGAGGACAAAGGCCAGCGTCACGTCTCGCTGCGACCCGAAATGACACCGACCGTCGCCCGTATGGTGGCATCGCGGGAACGGGATTTTCGCAAGCCGATCAAGTGGTTTTGCGTGCCGCAGTTTTTTCGTTACGAAAAGCAACAGCGCGGACGCGGACGGGAGTTTTACCAACTCAACGCCGACATCTTTGGAGAAACATCGCCCGCCGCCGACGCGGAATTGATCGCACTCGCAGTCGATTCATTGCGTGCCTTCGGGTTCGACGAAAATGATTTCGTCGTGCGCCTGAGCAGCCGCACCGCGTGGGCAGAATTCTTCTCCAGTAACGGCGGCAAACCCGAGGACGAATCGGCTTTTTTCCAGATCGTGGACAAGGCCGAGCGCATGCCGCTGGAAAAAACAGAATCGCTTCTAACTCCGCTCGGTTTTTCCGCCGAGACAGTGCTCGGCTTCATGCGCTCGAAAGCCCCAAGCGCCGACCTTGCGCCGATCCTCGACGATCTAAAAGCACGCGAGTTGGATCGTTATGTGGAGGTCGATTATGCCATTGTTCGAGGACTCGCCTATTATACAGGCGTCGTTTTTGAGGTTTTCGATAAAGGCAAAAACGAGCGTGCCCTTGCCGGCGGCGGTCGTTACGACAGACTTCTCAACCTCATCAGCGACGGCAAATCGAACCTCGCCGCCATCGGTTTCGCCATGGGCGACGTCGTTCTCGGAAACTTGATCGACGATACGCCAGTAGCCCGCGAAAAAATGTCCGCCGCGCTGGCGGCCGCCGCTCCGGTGGAAACATTCGTCATCATCGCCAGCGAAGAACGCCGGGCGGACGCCCTAAAACTCGTCCAGCAACTGCGCGACGCCGGACGCCGCGTCGATTACTCCCTGACTCCCGCGAAGATCGGCAAACAATTCCAGATCGCCGAGCAACTCGGAGCCGCCGTGGCCATTATTATCGGAGACGAATGGCCGCTCTTGAAGGTGAAAAACCTCACGACTCGCGAGGAAAAAATCGTCACTCGCGACGAACTCCACCTGAAATAG
- a CDS encoding DUF1328 domain-containing protein: protein MISWAITFLIIAIIAALLGFTTIAGTAMGFAKILFVIFLVLFIISFVMGRRGPRV, encoded by the coding sequence ATGATCTCTTGGGCCATCACATTTCTAATTATCGCAATCATCGCCGCCTTGCTGGGCTTCACCACCATTGCCGGAACGGCCATGGGATTTGCCAAAATCCTCTTTGTCATTTTCCTGGTGCTCTTTATTATTTCCTTTGTCATGGGCCGTCGCGGACCGCGAGTGTAG